In a single window of the Pseudogemmatithrix spongiicola genome:
- a CDS encoding zinc-dependent metalloprotease, whose protein sequence is MRTILRFLRAAVLMPLAGVTLAAQSPAPLVGVRVDADRNKLLLEIPQAQLNKDLLHQSVLATGAGVNALGLDRGQVGGEVVFRFERRGRRVLMVADNWTSRAPAADAAGQRAAAEAFPRAVLASFPIESEADGLLTVDATGFFLTDTYGVGESLRRAQQGSARVDAARSWFESDRTKAFPRNVEIHAVLTFSVDNAGPALRRWAADPSAPVFEIHHSIVALPEADGFRPRQADPRSGYFGTGFLDFSQGLDGTYRAGFINRWRLIPKDPAAYARGVPTEPTNPIIYYLDPGIPEPYKSAFREGGNWWNTVFEAAGFKNAFQVRDLPAGADPMDARYNLIYWVHRNGPGPSVGPSFSDPRTGEIVRTVVRMDSYRSLVDYNIWAGLVPAAGARGLGVSAEAFAMARRRQHTAHEIGHTLGLSHNFIAASQGRSSVMDYPFPLVSVGANNTIDLSQAYAPMAGAWDSLAIRYGYTWYPNAQAERAGLDRITQEMLRRDVRFIADQHAGADGSIPNATRWVEGASMTDAVNRTMAVRRVAMQAFDERAIQPGEPMYLLSMRFLHVYLHHRYSLEGLIKTVGGMDFRYALRGDGQVPTTVIPAAEQRAALTMVLDAVQPAQLEVPERVLALIPPVPPGGDATYDWLPRAGSTVDQVELGGGLATEVIEGLMDRERMNRVALFFARDRQQMNIHELMETILNRSWYAPDATTPSQQALQRALRRVVLNTMLDRAGDARADADVRQVVAYHLDALRQRLQGQSPTPAIANQALREAALREIAVFFDGRDDPSKRTRYPVIALPWP, encoded by the coding sequence ATGCGAACGATCCTCCGCTTCCTCCGGGCCGCCGTGCTGATGCCGCTCGCGGGCGTCACGCTGGCCGCGCAATCTCCCGCGCCGTTAGTCGGCGTCCGCGTCGATGCCGACCGCAACAAGCTGCTGCTGGAGATCCCGCAGGCGCAGCTGAACAAGGACCTGCTGCACCAATCGGTGCTGGCGACCGGCGCGGGTGTGAACGCGCTGGGCCTGGATCGCGGACAGGTCGGCGGCGAGGTGGTGTTCCGCTTCGAGCGTCGTGGCCGCCGCGTCCTGATGGTCGCGGACAACTGGACCTCGCGCGCGCCGGCGGCCGACGCGGCGGGGCAGCGGGCCGCGGCTGAGGCGTTCCCGCGTGCGGTGCTCGCGTCGTTCCCCATCGAGAGCGAGGCCGACGGCCTCCTGACGGTGGATGCCACGGGATTCTTCCTCACCGACACCTATGGCGTGGGTGAGTCGCTGCGCCGCGCGCAGCAGGGCAGTGCGCGCGTGGACGCGGCGCGCAGCTGGTTCGAGTCCGATCGCACGAAGGCCTTCCCGCGCAACGTCGAAATCCACGCCGTGCTCACGTTCAGCGTGGACAATGCCGGACCGGCGCTGCGGCGGTGGGCGGCCGATCCCAGCGCACCGGTGTTCGAGATCCACCACTCGATCGTCGCGCTCCCGGAGGCGGATGGCTTCCGTCCGCGGCAGGCCGATCCACGCTCTGGGTACTTCGGCACGGGCTTCCTGGACTTCTCGCAGGGCTTGGACGGCACCTATCGCGCGGGCTTCATCAACCGCTGGCGGTTGATTCCCAAGGACCCCGCGGCGTACGCACGCGGCGTGCCGACGGAGCCGACGAATCCCATCATCTACTATCTCGATCCGGGCATCCCGGAGCCGTACAAGTCGGCGTTCCGCGAGGGCGGCAATTGGTGGAACACGGTGTTCGAGGCCGCGGGCTTCAAGAACGCGTTCCAGGTGCGCGACCTGCCGGCCGGCGCCGACCCGATGGACGCGCGCTACAACCTCATCTACTGGGTGCATCGCAACGGCCCCGGCCCGTCGGTGGGCCCGTCGTTCAGCGATCCGCGCACGGGCGAGATCGTGCGCACCGTGGTCCGCATGGATTCCTACCGCTCGCTGGTGGACTACAACATCTGGGCGGGCCTGGTTCCCGCGGCGGGTGCACGCGGACTGGGCGTGAGCGCTGAAGCCTTCGCAATGGCCCGCCGTCGGCAGCACACGGCGCATGAGATCGGCCACACCCTCGGGCTCTCGCACAACTTCATCGCCGCCTCGCAGGGCCGCTCGTCGGTGATGGACTATCCGTTCCCGCTGGTGAGCGTGGGCGCGAACAACACGATCGATCTCTCGCAGGCGTATGCGCCGATGGCGGGTGCGTGGGACTCGTTGGCGATCCGCTACGGCTACACCTGGTATCCGAACGCGCAGGCGGAGCGCGCCGGCCTCGACCGCATCACGCAGGAGATGCTCCGCCGCGACGTGCGCTTCATCGCCGACCAGCATGCCGGCGCCGACGGGTCGATCCCCAACGCCACGCGCTGGGTGGAAGGCGCCTCGATGACCGACGCCGTGAACCGCACGATGGCCGTGCGCCGCGTCGCGATGCAGGCCTTCGACGAGCGCGCCATCCAGCCGGGCGAGCCGATGTACCTGCTCTCGATGCGCTTCCTGCACGTGTATCTGCATCACCGCTATTCGCTGGAAGGGCTGATCAAGACGGTCGGCGGCATGGACTTCCGGTACGCGCTGCGCGGCGACGGCCAGGTGCCGACGACGGTGATCCCGGCGGCCGAACAGCGCGCGGCCTTGACGATGGTGCTTGACGCCGTGCAACCGGCGCAGCTCGAGGTGCCGGAGCGCGTCCTCGCGTTGATTCCGCCGGTCCCGCCGGGTGGCGACGCGACCTACGATTGGCTGCCGCGCGCCGGCTCGACGGTGGATCAGGTCGAACTCGGCGGCGGCCTCGCCACCGAGGTCATCGAAGGCCTCATGGACCGCGAGCGCATGAACCGCGTGGCGCTGTTCTTCGCGCGCGACCGTCAGCAGATGAACATCCACGAGCTGATGGAGACGATCCTCAACCGCAGCTGGTACGCGCCGGATGCGACGACGCCGAGCCAGCAGGCGCTACAGCGCGCGCTGCGTCGCGTGGTGCTGAACACGATGCTCGACCGCGCGGGTGATGCACGCGCCGACGCCGATGTGCGGCAGGTGGTGGCCTACCATCTGGACGCGCTGCGGCAGCGGTTGCAGGGGCAGTCGCCGACGCCGGCGATCGCCAACCAGGCGTTGCGCGAGGCGGCCCTGCGGGAGATCGCCGTGTTCTTCGACGGACGCGATGATCCGTCGAAGCGGACGCGGTACCCGGTGATCGCGCTCCCTTGGCCCTGA
- a CDS encoding DUF4399 domain-containing protein, translating to MPIRFLAAALLAVVSAAPTLRAQATPAQTPAPEISIREPRDGATVPRTFTVVFGLKNWGVAPASVNFPRTGHFHILINTDAGAPGTLIPADSLHRHFGTGAIETTLTLAPGTYTLRAVLGDHEHKVISRELVSAPIRITVR from the coding sequence ATGCCGATCCGCTTCCTCGCCGCCGCCCTGCTCGCCGTGGTCTCCGCCGCGCCCACCCTCCGCGCGCAGGCGACGCCCGCCCAGACGCCCGCCCCGGAGATCTCCATCCGCGAGCCCCGCGACGGCGCGACCGTCCCGCGCACCTTCACCGTCGTGTTCGGCCTGAAGAACTGGGGCGTCGCACCGGCCAGCGTGAACTTTCCGCGTACCGGGCACTTCCACATCCTGATCAACACCGATGCCGGCGCGCCGGGCACACTCATCCCGGCCGACTCGCTGCATCGCCACTTCGGCACCGGCGCCATCGAGACCACGCTCACGCTGGCCCCCGGTACCTACACGCTCCGCGCCGTGCTCGGCGACCACGAGCACAAGGTGATCTCGCGCGAGCTCGTGAGCGCGCCGATCCGCATCACCGTCCGCTGA
- the bchJ gene encoding bacteriochlorophyll 4-vinyl reductase: MTSGRIGPNVLIQTAHALSDRLGRDATARLLWQSTAHDLEHLPQDMVEESKATALVRAVHDAYGVVFARSVMQESGRRTGDYLLAHRIPKPAQWLLPLLPSGMALRVLLTAIGKHTWTFAGSANVHLTPGDPAEITLQNCPLCAGQHASEPICDFYAGTFGRLAQALLGPKGWAEEVSCEARGDSACRFLMGSGR, from the coding sequence GTGACGAGCGGCCGCATCGGCCCCAACGTCCTCATCCAGACGGCGCACGCGCTGAGTGATCGGCTCGGTCGGGATGCCACGGCACGGCTGTTGTGGCAAAGCACCGCGCACGACCTCGAGCACCTGCCGCAGGATATGGTCGAGGAGTCGAAGGCCACCGCGTTGGTCCGCGCCGTCCATGACGCATACGGCGTCGTGTTCGCCCGCAGCGTCATGCAGGAGTCCGGTCGCCGCACCGGCGACTACCTGCTCGCGCACCGCATCCCCAAGCCGGCGCAGTGGCTGCTGCCGCTGCTGCCGAGCGGGATGGCCCTGCGCGTCCTGCTCACAGCCATCGGCAAGCACACGTGGACGTTCGCCGGCAGCGCGAACGTGCACCTCACGCCGGGCGATCCGGCTGAGATCACCCTGCAGAACTGCCCGCTCTGCGCCGGTCAGCATGCCAGCGAGCCCATCTGCGATTTCTACGCCGGCACCTTCGGCAGGCTCGCGCAGGCCCTCCTCGGCCCCAAGGGTTGGGCCGAGGAGGTGAGCTGCGAAGCCCGCGGCGATTCCGCCTGCCGCTTCCTGATGGGCAGCGGACGCTAA
- a CDS encoding serine/threonine-protein kinase has protein sequence MTASGAPVPDRIGPYRILDVLGEGGMGVVYEADETGPVRRRVALKVIRSGFATREVIARFDAERQAMALMDHAGIAKVLAAGATENGLPYVVMELVRGMPLTTYCDSHRLTIAQRVDLFIQVCHAVQHAHQKGVIHRDLKPSNILVVEEDGEPRPKIIDFGIAKAVGGRLTENTLITHVGVALGTAAYMSPEQADGSALDVDTRADIYSLGVILYELLCGKLPMDPEQMGYHVFLAGLASREWLVPLPSVRFAGLEYEKTTVAHLRRTDPERLQRDLAGDFDWIVLHALEPDRARRYPTANALVLDLQRSRMDEPIAARPPSAAYRVGKFVRRHRAGVAAASLALSALFVSTVLATVGLVRARRAEERARIEAMAAQSVTDFVVGLFGVFDPEQFSAPVPAGDITARELLARGAERARVELAEQPEERGRILHTIGRAYLSLGLFPDALEQLKDAARAREAALAPDADERFDTYYALGQVFRTMGEWAMADSMFRLVLTARQQRYGMGSDETSVVIGAMGLLRWRMGEYAAAESLFSEAVRLHDASQQRDDLRLARDLSGLGIAYWSQGRFAEAEPNMRRALALREAALGPYHPHLASANNNLGAIYYSLARYDDALRHYERTREIYERTLDPDHPNMASLLNNIGETQWKLGRLAEAESLLRRSLTIKETRLTATDASLAVTLHALGGVMRDRGDTRSAESYWRRALDIRAAKLQPGDRNLVETARALADLLRSTGRGAEAASIARRYLEG, from the coding sequence GTGACGGCGTCCGGCGCCCCCGTCCCGGATCGCATCGGCCCGTACCGCATCCTCGATGTGCTCGGCGAGGGCGGTATGGGCGTGGTGTACGAGGCGGATGAGACGGGCCCGGTCCGCCGCCGTGTCGCGCTGAAGGTCATCCGCAGCGGCTTCGCCACGCGGGAGGTCATCGCCCGCTTCGACGCCGAGCGCCAGGCGATGGCCCTCATGGACCACGCCGGCATCGCCAAGGTGCTCGCCGCCGGCGCGACCGAGAACGGCCTGCCCTACGTCGTGATGGAGCTCGTGCGCGGGATGCCGCTCACGACCTACTGCGATTCGCACCGCCTGACGATCGCGCAGCGCGTGGATCTGTTCATCCAGGTGTGCCACGCCGTGCAGCACGCACACCAGAAGGGCGTGATCCATCGTGACCTGAAGCCGAGCAACATCCTGGTGGTGGAGGAGGACGGCGAGCCGCGGCCGAAGATCATCGACTTCGGCATCGCCAAGGCGGTGGGCGGGCGACTCACCGAGAACACGCTGATCACGCACGTGGGCGTCGCGCTGGGCACGGCGGCGTACATGAGTCCGGAGCAGGCGGACGGCAGTGCGCTCGACGTGGATACCCGCGCCGACATCTACTCGCTCGGCGTCATCCTCTACGAGTTGCTGTGCGGCAAGCTGCCGATGGATCCCGAGCAGATGGGGTATCACGTCTTCCTCGCCGGGCTGGCGTCGCGGGAATGGCTGGTGCCGCTGCCCAGCGTACGCTTCGCGGGACTGGAGTACGAGAAGACCACGGTGGCCCACCTGCGGCGCACGGACCCTGAGCGGCTGCAGCGGGATCTCGCGGGCGACTTCGATTGGATCGTCCTGCACGCGTTGGAGCCGGATCGCGCCCGGCGCTATCCGACGGCGAACGCCCTCGTGCTGGACCTGCAGAGGTCCCGCATGGACGAACCCATCGCGGCGCGTCCGCCGAGCGCGGCGTATCGCGTCGGGAAGTTCGTGCGACGGCACCGGGCAGGCGTTGCGGCGGCGAGCTTGGCGCTCTCGGCACTCTTCGTGAGTACGGTGCTGGCGACGGTGGGGTTGGTGCGTGCCCGACGCGCCGAGGAGCGGGCGCGCATCGAGGCCATGGCGGCGCAGTCCGTGACGGATTTCGTCGTGGGACTGTTCGGCGTGTTCGATCCCGAGCAGTTCAGTGCGCCGGTGCCCGCCGGCGACATCACCGCCCGCGAGCTCCTCGCGCGCGGTGCCGAGCGTGCGCGCGTCGAACTCGCGGAGCAGCCCGAAGAGCGCGGTCGCATCCTGCATACCATCGGCCGGGCGTACCTGTCGCTCGGGCTTTTCCCGGATGCCCTCGAGCAGCTCAAGGACGCCGCGCGCGCGCGCGAGGCGGCGCTGGCCCCCGACGCCGACGAGCGCTTCGACACCTACTACGCGCTCGGGCAAGTTTTTCGGACCATGGGCGAGTGGGCGATGGCCGACTCGATGTTCCGGCTCGTGCTGACCGCACGCCAGCAGCGGTACGGCATGGGTAGCGACGAGACGTCGGTAGTCATTGGTGCGATGGGGCTGTTGCGCTGGCGGATGGGCGAGTACGCGGCGGCGGAATCGCTGTTCTCGGAAGCCGTCCGCCTCCACGACGCGTCGCAGCAGCGGGACGACCTCCGGCTCGCCCGGGATCTCTCGGGTCTCGGCATCGCGTATTGGAGCCAAGGGCGGTTCGCCGAGGCGGAACCGAACATGCGCCGGGCACTTGCCCTGCGCGAGGCCGCACTCGGGCCGTACCACCCCCATCTCGCGAGTGCGAACAACAATCTCGGGGCCATCTATTACTCGCTCGCGCGCTACGACGACGCGCTGCGCCACTACGAGCGGACGCGGGAGATCTACGAGCGCACACTGGATCCCGACCATCCGAACATGGCGTCGTTGCTGAACAACATCGGCGAGACGCAGTGGAAGCTCGGGCGCCTCGCCGAGGCGGAGAGCCTCCTGCGGCGGTCGCTCACGATCAAGGAGACGCGTCTGACCGCCACCGATGCGTCGCTCGCGGTGACGCTCCACGCGCTGGGCGGCGTGATGCGCGATCGTGGGGATACCCGCAGCGCCGAGTCGTACTGGCGGCGCGCGCTGGACATCCGGGCGGCGAAGCTGCAGCCGGGCGACCGGAATCTCGTCGAGACCGCGAGGGCGCTGGCGGACCTGCTGCGCAGCACCGGGCGGGGCGCCGAGGCTGCGAGCATCGCCCGTCGGTATCTCGAGGGCTGA
- a CDS encoding DUF2177 family protein, with protein MAFYLKLYAACTATFFALDIAWLGFVAKGFYQRQMGHLLAEQTKWGAAIAFYLIYVAAIVVLCVLPGIEKQSVLRAAALGGVFGLAAYAAFDLTSLALLKGFPSGVVPVDLAWGVVLTASVAAAGTWVGLRLTA; from the coding sequence ATGGCCTTCTACCTGAAGCTATACGCCGCCTGCACCGCGACGTTCTTCGCCCTCGACATCGCGTGGCTTGGCTTCGTCGCGAAAGGCTTCTACCAGCGCCAGATGGGCCATCTGCTCGCGGAGCAGACCAAGTGGGGCGCGGCTATCGCCTTCTATCTGATCTACGTCGCGGCGATTGTCGTGCTCTGCGTGCTGCCGGGCATCGAGAAGCAGAGCGTGCTGCGCGCCGCCGCCCTCGGCGGGGTCTTCGGCCTCGCGGCCTACGCCGCGTTCGACCTGACGTCGCTGGCGTTGCTCAAGGGATTCCCCTCCGGCGTGGTGCCGGTGGACCTCGCGTGGGGCGTCGTCCTCACGGCGAGCGTTGCCGCGGCCGGCACCTGGGTGGGGCTACGCCTGACGGCTTGA
- a CDS encoding SulP family inorganic anion transporter, translating into MPTANMFAYPRQDAVAGFVVFLVALPLCLGIAIASGAPPVSGLVAGAVGGLVVPWISRSPLSVTGPAAGLTAIVLAETQALGSFELFLTATLVAGVLQAGLGFLRSGRFAALVPSAVIKGMLAAIGITIVWKQLPVAVGAAGLADLATSFNVGAALLTLLSLVILYGWRHTPLAKIAVLSPAMVVVLLTSVLAAVFSGVSGLALAPAQFVDVPIGGATALLDAMPRPDWSGFGIAEMWVAAVTVAVVASIETLLSLQAIDRLDPLRRSSPPDRELIAQGTANAVSGFLGGLPVTAVIVRSGANLAAGGRERMSALVHGVLLVVAVVYAAPLLTKIPLAALAAVLIQVGLNLCKPALFSTQVKLGWTQFAPFALTIAAVLALDLLKGVIVGIIVGIAFVLYQNSRGAIVQERSPSGQLLLRFRRDGTFLSKPAIVEMLEAIPDGERVLVDGTGEYIDHDVKEVLASFLADAPRRSILVTVTGIDLSMAAPGGGH; encoded by the coding sequence ATGCCCACTGCGAACATGTTTGCCTACCCGCGACAGGACGCCGTCGCCGGATTCGTCGTATTCCTCGTCGCGCTCCCGCTGTGCCTGGGCATCGCCATCGCATCGGGAGCACCGCCCGTCTCGGGGCTGGTGGCGGGCGCCGTCGGTGGACTGGTGGTGCCTTGGATCAGCCGATCCCCGCTGTCGGTGACGGGTCCGGCGGCCGGCCTGACGGCCATCGTGCTCGCCGAGACGCAGGCGCTTGGGTCGTTCGAGCTGTTCCTGACGGCGACGCTGGTCGCGGGCGTGCTGCAGGCCGGACTCGGCTTCCTGCGAAGCGGACGCTTCGCGGCTCTCGTCCCGTCGGCGGTCATCAAGGGCATGCTCGCCGCGATCGGCATCACCATCGTGTGGAAGCAGCTCCCCGTCGCGGTGGGCGCGGCAGGCCTCGCGGACCTCGCGACGTCGTTCAACGTAGGCGCCGCGCTGCTCACGCTGCTGTCGCTGGTGATTCTCTATGGTTGGCGGCATACGCCGCTCGCGAAGATCGCCGTGCTCTCCCCGGCGATGGTCGTCGTGCTGCTGACGAGCGTGCTGGCGGCGGTGTTCAGCGGCGTGTCGGGCCTCGCACTCGCGCCGGCGCAGTTCGTCGACGTCCCCATCGGCGGCGCCACGGCGCTGCTCGACGCCATGCCGCGCCCGGATTGGTCGGGCTTCGGCATCGCGGAGATGTGGGTCGCCGCGGTGACGGTCGCCGTGGTCGCGAGCATCGAGACGCTCCTTTCGTTGCAGGCCATCGACCGGTTGGACCCGCTGCGCCGCAGCAGCCCCCCGGACCGCGAGCTCATCGCGCAGGGCACGGCGAACGCCGTGTCCGGGTTCCTCGGCGGCCTGCCCGTGACGGCGGTCATCGTGCGCAGCGGGGCGAACCTCGCCGCCGGCGGGCGCGAGCGCATGTCGGCGCTGGTGCATGGCGTGTTGCTCGTGGTAGCCGTGGTCTATGCGGCGCCGTTGCTCACGAAGATTCCGCTCGCGGCCTTGGCGGCGGTGCTGATCCAGGTCGGGCTCAACCTCTGCAAGCCGGCCCTGTTCTCCACGCAGGTGAAGCTTGGCTGGACGCAGTTCGCCCCCTTTGCGCTGACGATCGCCGCGGTGCTCGCGCTGGACCTGCTCAAGGGCGTGATCGTCGGCATCATCGTCGGCATCGCGTTCGTGCTGTATCAGAACTCACGCGGGGCGATCGTCCAGGAACGCTCGCCGAGCGGCCAGCTCCTGCTGCGGTTCCGGCGCGACGGCACCTTTCTCTCGAAGCCGGCGATCGTCGAGATGCTCGAGGCGATCCCCGACGGCGAGCGCGTGCTGGTGGACGGCACCGGCGAGTACATCGACCATGACGTGAAGGAAGTGTTGGCGTCGTTCCTCGCGGACGCGCCACGGCGCAGCATCCTCGTCACGGTGACGGGCATCGATCTATCGATGGCCGCGCCGGGCGGCGGGCACTAG
- a CDS encoding hybrid sensor histidine kinase/response regulator codes for MTRILRSIAIRFPLLLAAIVMAVAVVTGRLANREIGEVLVSAARADLEHGATQLAQLLGNGIPAARRTLTEAARGPQLRRALGPRSSEAEAAALLEAYASAPETGTRAAARLLTPDGDVRASWTRVAGATSMGWTIGGLREGTLPRDSATIGPVVAIRDTTPGFVAVAPVVSEDGALLGWLEEVHVARGTGAAEIRALIGIERLLLGSTEWTVWSDFDRIVPGPEFTAAPDSVQRVASPGGVTALGLGRAVPGTPWLVWVERPEADIMAPIRSFLDRMWLATLVIAGVGAALAWLLARYLAARIRVVAVELDRTLAAHGAPPAAEPGLAAADPADELRQLEESYAALEERLEQRRRLDEQVLQAQKLEAVGRLAGGIAHDFNNLLTVMASYAGMAREGLAPDSPEAHDLDEVLKAIDRATALTRQLLTFSRQRLSDVQPLDLNGVVRNTDSMLARLIPSNVERRIELATDLPPIEADATQMEQVLVNLVVNAVDAMPDGGRLTIRTSRSRLSGLHGADSTAPAEDCVCLEVSDTGVGMDAATLARVFDPFFTTKPLGKGTGLGLATVHGIAQAAGGRIVPQSEPGKGTAMRVYFPLVRPAQEAEPDSANPGSSSRALAITGEALVPGLVMLAEDDPSTRMVMKRILEAGGHRVHAHETADAALAWLETCPAGSFPIAVISDVMMPGMNGIAFAAVLRERFPHLPVILVSGYADVRDRIPADLASRPVILEKPFTASALHAALRRAVRHARSSRQA; via the coding sequence GTGACCCGAATACTTCGCTCGATCGCAATTCGGTTTCCATTGCTGCTTGCCGCGATCGTCATGGCGGTGGCGGTGGTGACGGGGCGACTCGCGAACCGCGAGATCGGCGAGGTGCTCGTGAGCGCGGCCCGCGCGGACCTTGAACACGGCGCGACACAGCTCGCGCAGCTGCTGGGCAACGGCATCCCGGCGGCGCGGCGCACGCTCACGGAGGCGGCGCGCGGCCCGCAGCTGCGGCGTGCGCTCGGTCCGCGAAGCTCGGAGGCGGAGGCGGCGGCGCTGCTCGAGGCCTATGCGTCGGCACCGGAGACGGGCACGCGTGCCGCCGCGAGACTCCTCACGCCTGACGGCGATGTGCGCGCCTCGTGGACGCGCGTCGCCGGTGCGACGTCGATGGGGTGGACCATCGGTGGCCTACGTGAAGGCACGTTGCCACGCGATTCGGCGACGATCGGGCCCGTGGTCGCCATTCGCGACACGACGCCGGGCTTCGTGGCCGTGGCGCCGGTGGTCAGCGAGGACGGGGCCCTGCTCGGATGGCTCGAGGAGGTTCATGTGGCGCGCGGGACGGGCGCCGCGGAGATCCGCGCGCTGATCGGCATCGAACGCCTCTTGCTGGGCTCGACCGAGTGGACGGTCTGGAGCGACTTCGATCGCATCGTGCCAGGTCCGGAGTTCACCGCTGCGCCGGATTCGGTGCAGCGCGTCGCGTCGCCGGGTGGCGTGACCGCGCTGGGCCTCGGGCGGGCGGTCCCCGGCACGCCGTGGCTGGTGTGGGTCGAGCGGCCCGAGGCCGATATCATGGCGCCCATCCGGTCGTTCCTCGATCGCATGTGGCTGGCGACGCTCGTGATAGCGGGTGTCGGCGCGGCGTTGGCGTGGTTACTGGCGCGCTACCTCGCCGCGCGCATCCGCGTGGTCGCGGTGGAACTCGATCGCACGTTGGCCGCTCACGGCGCGCCGCCCGCCGCCGAGCCGGGGCTCGCCGCGGCAGACCCGGCCGACGAACTGCGACAGCTGGAAGAGTCGTACGCGGCGTTGGAAGAACGCCTGGAGCAACGGCGTCGGCTCGACGAGCAGGTGCTGCAAGCGCAGAAGCTCGAGGCCGTCGGGCGCTTGGCCGGTGGCATCGCCCATGACTTCAACAATCTGCTGACGGTGATGGCCTCGTATGCCGGCATGGCCCGCGAGGGCCTCGCCCCCGATTCGCCCGAGGCGCATGATCTTGACGAAGTGCTGAAGGCGATCGATCGGGCGACGGCGCTCACGCGGCAGCTGCTGACCTTCAGCCGGCAGCGACTCAGCGACGTGCAGCCGCTGGACCTGAACGGCGTGGTGCGCAACACGGACTCGATGCTCGCCCGCCTCATTCCCAGCAACGTCGAACGGCGCATCGAGCTCGCCACGGACCTCCCGCCGATCGAGGCGGACGCCACGCAGATGGAGCAGGTCTTGGTGAATCTCGTCGTCAACGCGGTCGACGCGATGCCCGACGGAGGGCGACTCACGATCCGCACGAGCCGGTCGCGCCTGTCGGGGCTTCATGGGGCGGATTCCACGGCGCCGGCAGAGGACTGCGTATGCCTCGAGGTCAGCGATACCGGCGTCGGCATGGACGCGGCGACCCTGGCGCGCGTCTTCGATCCCTTCTTCACGACCAAGCCGCTGGGCAAGGGCACCGGGCTGGGGCTGGCGACGGTGCACGGCATCGCACAGGCGGCAGGGGGGCGCATCGTGCCGCAGTCCGAGCCCGGGAAGGGCACCGCGATGCGCGTGTACTTCCCGCTGGTGCGGCCCGCGCAGGAGGCTGAACCTGACTCGGCGAATCCCGGTTCTTCGTCGCGCGCCTTGGCGATCACCGGCGAGGCGTTGGTGCCAGGCCTCGTCATGCTCGCGGAGGACGATCCCTCGACGCGCATGGTGATGAAGCGCATCCTCGAGGCCGGGGGGCATCGGGTCCACGCGCACGAGACCGCCGACGCCGCCCTCGCGTGGCTGGAGACCTGCCCCGCCGGGTCGTTCCCGATCGCGGTCATCTCCGATGTGATGATGCCCGGCATGAACGGCATCGCGTTCGCGGCCGTGCTGCGGGAACGATTCCCGCACCTGCCGGTGATCCTCGTGAGCGGATACGCCGACGTTCGGGACCGGATCCCCGCGGACCTCGCCAGCCGCCCCGTGATCCTCGAGAAGCCGTTCACGGCTTCGGCGTTGCACGCGGCGCTTCGGCGCGCCGTGCGCCACGCGCGGTCAAGCCGTCAGGCGTAG